One stretch of Candidatus Melainabacteria bacterium DNA includes these proteins:
- a CDS encoding response regulator transcription factor has protein sequence MKGRSIDLFSTFRNLSRKIMSKILIVEDDEALADSIKDILEFDHHHVDAVADGALGLEHALSGAFDLIILDRQLPGMQGTDICTAFRNKGGQTPILMLTALSSINQKLEGFESGVDDYLTKPFAMPELLVRIKALLKRPPIQSRAVLSAGNISLDAESKTVMQSGQNLKLKPLEFSVLEYFMTHPNKVISAEELLKRVWKTEADASVDSVYTSINRLRKKLGENADQILQTVHGLGYKLVK, from the coding sequence ATGAAAGGTCGAAGTATCGATTTGTTCAGCACCTTCAGGAACCTCAGCCGAAAGATCATGTCAAAAATCCTGATTGTTGAAGATGACGAAGCACTGGCCGACTCGATTAAGGACATACTGGAATTCGATCATCACCATGTCGATGCCGTCGCCGATGGTGCTCTCGGCCTCGAGCACGCGCTTTCAGGCGCATTCGATTTGATCATTCTCGACCGGCAACTCCCGGGAATGCAGGGAACAGATATCTGCACGGCATTCCGCAATAAAGGCGGGCAAACACCCATACTCATGCTTACCGCCCTCAGCTCAATCAATCAAAAACTGGAAGGTTTTGAAAGCGGCGTTGACGACTATCTGACCAAACCGTTCGCTATGCCGGAGCTGCTGGTGCGAATCAAAGCACTGCTGAAAAGACCACCGATACAATCAAGAGCCGTATTGTCGGCCGGAAACATTTCACTTGATGCAGAAAGCAAGACAGTTATGCAATCCGGTCAAAACCTGAAACTAAAACCGCTCGAGTTCTCAGTTCTAGAATACTTCATGACGCATCCAAACAAAGTGATAAGCGCCGAAGAATTATTGAAACGCGTTTGGAAAACAGAAGCCGACGCATCAGTCGATTCTGTCTATACGTCTATAAACCGGCTGCGAAAAAAATTGGGAGAGAATGCAGACCAGATTTTGCAAACTGTGCACGGGCTGGGATACAAACTCGTAAAATAA
- a CDS encoding PAS domain-containing sensor histidine kinase — translation MVICAAVLLLLGFIYTYTDQQLAEAQRAREALDTCEFLMRTVSQTTAKLWTAGNFEAASEQQILNTTKTKVREKVQRLKELCKDHPEQQRTAFELEETLESSLKLMQRSIEMKAEHGIAPALKIMSFQIATQEHADTLFQCNRRLTEQLTSSLEHSEHASTAETMRPLLLLAATLIAAIGLITAFILNRSVVNRLSKLVLNSKRLATLDKLVPPSTKGENDEIADLDDIFHTMASSLSEAIERELATIEKAADVICTVNSRGELRSVNSACLSAWGYQAGELIGGNLLELVHHDDRSQTKAFIATLKNSEEMETFENKLTRKDGGLLDILWSFRKSETSDEIFCIAHDITERKKAQEDLRKSEDRFAAIKEKMPAGIIIFSEDGEVLDYNPSAITLLGRDQSSIKNTKLEKIIPALHSELNNLSKQRLPHEAEIIQTDGSIKTADLIVEELEQSENRKKQYLSVLIDTTERHEFERIKETLVAMIAHDIATPMTTIHSQLHLAQLGVMGELTEEGAALVHKAEAQSVELMNVLTTVMKTAKYKHATISSGIAATNLAEIVDAVVESTESEQQQKNVDVHLQIDRSLNLLVEPDSSSHAIKVVLTALLRSCPENQFLTIESFFDEEAKEDTLRLRLSHPREGVVGPPQSLAWEFACAIVQANNGHLRFVEGQKFVACEFEFKVA, via the coding sequence ATGGTGATCTGTGCTGCGGTCTTGCTGCTGCTCGGATTTATTTATACGTATACAGACCAGCAACTGGCAGAGGCGCAACGCGCTCGCGAAGCGTTAGACACATGCGAATTCCTGATGCGAACAGTGAGCCAAACGACAGCCAAGCTGTGGACGGCAGGCAACTTTGAAGCAGCAAGCGAACAACAAATTCTCAATACAACAAAAACAAAAGTGCGAGAGAAGGTGCAGAGACTAAAGGAACTCTGCAAAGATCATCCGGAACAACAGAGAACCGCATTTGAACTGGAGGAAACGCTCGAGTCCTCGTTGAAACTGATGCAGAGATCAATTGAGATGAAGGCCGAACATGGCATAGCGCCCGCTCTCAAAATTATGAGCTTCCAGATTGCTACACAAGAACATGCTGACACGCTCTTTCAGTGCAATCGACGACTGACGGAGCAGCTTACCTCCAGCCTGGAACATTCCGAGCACGCATCGACGGCCGAAACAATGCGCCCATTGCTGCTCTTAGCAGCGACACTGATCGCAGCAATAGGATTGATCACAGCCTTTATACTTAATCGAAGTGTAGTAAATCGTTTATCCAAACTCGTTTTGAACAGCAAACGCCTGGCCACTTTAGACAAACTAGTGCCACCATCAACAAAAGGCGAAAATGATGAAATAGCCGATCTGGACGACATTTTTCATACAATGGCGTCTTCACTTTCTGAAGCAATTGAAAGAGAACTCGCTACCATCGAGAAAGCAGCAGATGTAATTTGCACAGTAAATTCAAGGGGAGAACTAAGAAGTGTCAACTCAGCCTGTCTATCCGCCTGGGGTTATCAGGCAGGAGAACTGATAGGTGGCAATCTCCTGGAGTTGGTGCACCATGATGACCGCAGCCAAACCAAGGCATTTATAGCAACACTCAAAAACAGCGAAGAGATGGAGACTTTTGAAAACAAACTGACCAGGAAGGACGGAGGACTTCTCGATATTCTCTGGTCATTTCGAAAGTCAGAAACAAGCGACGAAATATTTTGCATAGCCCACGACATAACAGAAAGAAAGAAGGCGCAGGAAGATTTACGCAAAAGCGAAGATAGATTCGCTGCTATTAAAGAAAAGATGCCTGCCGGAATCATCATTTTCAGCGAAGACGGAGAAGTTCTCGATTACAATCCAAGCGCTATTACACTGCTAGGACGGGATCAGTCGAGCATAAAAAACACCAAACTGGAAAAAATCATTCCGGCACTGCATTCCGAACTCAATAATCTGTCGAAGCAAAGACTTCCCCATGAAGCTGAAATCATTCAAACAGATGGGTCAATCAAAACTGCAGACCTTATAGTCGAAGAACTCGAGCAGAGCGAAAACAGAAAAAAGCAGTACCTTTCCGTGCTGATCGATACCACAGAGCGCCATGAGTTCGAAAGGATAAAGGAGACTCTCGTGGCCATGATTGCACACGACATTGCCACTCCAATGACTACTATTCACTCACAGCTGCATCTTGCGCAGCTTGGTGTCATGGGCGAACTGACAGAAGAGGGAGCGGCCTTAGTGCACAAGGCGGAAGCACAAAGCGTAGAATTGATGAATGTCTTAACCACAGTTATGAAAACTGCAAAATATAAACATGCCACCATCTCCAGCGGTATAGCAGCAACGAACCTTGCCGAAATCGTTGATGCGGTCGTCGAGTCAACCGAATCTGAACAACAGCAAAAAAATGTAGATGTACATCTGCAAATCGATCGCTCGCTTAATTTATTGGTCGAACCTGACAGCTCTTCCCACGCAATCAAGGTCGTTCTGACAGCCCTCTTGCGAAGCTGCCCTGAAAATCAATTTCTCACAATCGAAAGTTTCTTCGACGAGGAAGCTAAAGAAGACACGCTGCGATTGCGACTATCGCATCCTCGCGAGGGCGTCGTCGGACCTCCGCAGAGTTTAGCATGGGAATTTGCCTGCGCCATTGTGCAGGCAAACAACGGGCACCTGAGATTTGTTGAGGGTCAAAAATTTGTTGCCTGCGAATTCGAATTCAAGGTAGCTTGA
- a CDS encoding PAS domain S-box protein yields MMTILAYLVSAQEAELSREESARAAISDGMTLSTALSSGAMAVFEYASSQSESTLRPYLTARSKVESAIGLLKKSMAGRPSQLARVERIEAECNKTLSLSQEVVELIRMGGAHFAPMRLREVRELVNEQIVDNKLDTEIAGLDEPYVGKNEFTVSQYRQLIGLLLYGGSALAITLSILVPLLLSRQVTNRLNVIIENSKRLARRAPLLEPLKGADEIAELDHQFHEMAALLGQVSSQERAILANAGAVIFTIDHDSKIVEIGKECEKVWGYSAEDLFGRRLITLVKSDSIDALRMRLESIGSGETATFEADFVKSDGQFAVMLLNVHNAADQKFAEQRYYCVAHDITERKRLEKQLHDSEAKVRSLVENLPAGLMLIDKLGRVRFANGSALKLFNLRSVEEQMFVQRLTLPEGMTDLFSLALQQSGKSLLSSIQLDSGAVPIELSLNIAEVDSDKYVLAIFADLTERLTIERIKQELLRTMSDDVAQPMADIAQILIRLKSGELGELTEKAHSRLQVSVNESERLLRLFDDFLRIRMGDELFAVSIKPSSLSDIVNKAVGAVAVKAAAKKVKLIPVISECQINVDSERIVQVLVNLLTNAIKFSPEKGEIHIANDIAGNAVNISVSDQGSGIPAAALDTIFEAFKQVAVSDATRKGGTGLGLAICKSIVEKHGGTICARNNDGRGATFIVSLPLQ; encoded by the coding sequence ATGATGACTATTTTAGCTTATCTGGTATCGGCCCAAGAAGCGGAGTTGAGCAGAGAAGAGAGCGCACGTGCCGCAATTTCTGATGGTATGACTTTGTCTACTGCGCTCTCCAGCGGTGCGATGGCTGTTTTCGAATATGCCTCCAGTCAAAGTGAAAGTACTTTACGTCCCTATCTGACCGCTAGAAGCAAAGTCGAAAGCGCAATAGGACTACTGAAAAAATCAATGGCTGGGCGCCCCAGTCAGCTAGCGAGAGTGGAACGCATTGAGGCCGAGTGCAACAAGACTCTTTCCTTATCTCAGGAAGTGGTCGAATTGATCCGCATGGGTGGAGCTCACTTTGCGCCGATGCGACTGCGGGAAGTTCGAGAGCTTGTGAACGAACAAATTGTCGATAATAAATTGGATACTGAGATCGCTGGACTGGACGAGCCTTATGTTGGCAAGAATGAGTTTACAGTCAGCCAGTATCGCCAGTTGATCGGTTTGCTTTTGTATGGCGGTTCGGCATTGGCAATTACATTGAGCATTCTGGTGCCTCTTTTGTTGAGCAGGCAAGTCACCAATCGCCTCAATGTGATCATCGAAAATAGCAAACGACTTGCTCGCCGCGCTCCCCTCTTAGAGCCCCTCAAAGGGGCGGATGAAATCGCTGAATTAGACCATCAATTCCATGAGATGGCTGCGTTGCTCGGGCAGGTTAGCAGTCAGGAAAGAGCAATTCTTGCCAATGCTGGTGCTGTCATTTTTACAATCGACCATGACAGTAAGATAGTTGAAATAGGCAAAGAGTGCGAGAAGGTCTGGGGGTATTCTGCTGAGGATTTGTTTGGACGGCGGCTGATTACGCTTGTAAAAAGTGATTCGATTGATGCTTTGCGTATGCGTTTGGAATCAATTGGTTCAGGTGAGACAGCCACTTTTGAAGCGGATTTTGTAAAAAGCGATGGTCAATTCGCTGTCATGCTGTTGAATGTCCATAACGCCGCCGACCAGAAGTTTGCTGAGCAGAGATACTACTGTGTCGCGCACGATATCACAGAGCGCAAGCGTTTGGAAAAGCAGTTGCATGACAGCGAAGCCAAAGTTAGATCGCTGGTAGAAAATCTACCGGCTGGTTTAATGCTGATTGATAAACTTGGAAGAGTTAGATTTGCAAATGGTAGTGCTCTCAAATTGTTCAACCTCAGATCCGTCGAAGAGCAGATGTTTGTGCAACGACTGACATTGCCCGAGGGGATGACAGATTTATTCTCCCTGGCGTTGCAGCAGTCCGGCAAAAGTCTTTTATCATCTATTCAGCTTGACAGTGGTGCTGTTCCAATCGAACTTTCTTTGAATATCGCCGAGGTTGACAGCGATAAGTATGTTCTGGCAATCTTTGCAGATTTAACCGAGCGACTAACAATCGAGCGGATTAAGCAGGAATTGCTGCGCACAATGTCTGATGATGTCGCTCAGCCGATGGCCGATATTGCGCAAATTTTGATTCGGCTCAAGTCCGGTGAGCTGGGCGAGCTAACCGAGAAAGCCCACAGTCGCCTGCAGGTCTCGGTAAACGAGAGCGAGCGGTTACTGAGGCTATTTGATGATTTCTTGCGGATACGAATGGGCGATGAATTGTTTGCTGTAAGCATAAAACCATCGTCGCTTAGTGATATTGTAAATAAGGCTGTGGGTGCAGTTGCTGTTAAAGCTGCGGCCAAGAAAGTGAAACTTATCCCTGTTATTTCTGAGTGTCAGATTAACGTCGATTCCGAGAGAATCGTGCAAGTGCTGGTAAATTTGCTTACAAATGCAATTAAGTTTTCCCCTGAGAAAGGAGAAATACATATTGCCAATGATATTGCAGGCAATGCAGTCAATATCAGTGTCAGCGATCAAGGTTCGGGGATTCCGGCAGCAGCGCTTGATACAATTTTCGAAGCTTTTAAACAGGTGGCGGTGTCGGATGCGACGCGAAAGGGCGGCACTGGACTTGGTCTTGCGATCTGTAAAAGCATCGTAGAGAAACATGGTGGCACGATCTGCGCCAGAAATAATGATGGACGGGGCGCTACCTTTATTGTCTCTCTGCCATTACAGTGA
- a CDS encoding tetratricopeptide repeat protein, with protein MNFRPKDTRAITLLATILFISAIASPATASRMSESANELRTESALLNPAQEKDQIIDEQDELYDRQKKIPASEYPNYIEHLQQLLKKQESAFGKDSPQVSCTLDQLYSVYHMQRRPDLQIDVARRSMEIKRRILGTQAVDTAFVTCHLASALAACERYEEALALLQNLLNQLKPTNGTRSAETMLTFEIAQTYFQCNKFEEAQPWFDKAVSLKLQYAPNSRVYPTAYKVQTRQRINQRLVNRYHQRLWTNSNKSRS; from the coding sequence ATGAATTTCAGGCCAAAAGACACAAGAGCAATCACTTTATTGGCAACAATTTTGTTCATTTCTGCAATTGCGAGTCCCGCCACAGCGTCCAGGATGTCGGAATCTGCGAATGAACTGCGTACAGAATCAGCACTTTTAAATCCCGCGCAAGAGAAAGACCAGATCATAGACGAGCAAGACGAATTGTACGACCGGCAGAAAAAAATCCCAGCCAGTGAGTATCCAAACTACATAGAGCACCTGCAACAACTCTTGAAAAAGCAAGAGAGCGCTTTCGGAAAAGACAGTCCTCAAGTGTCATGCACCCTGGACCAACTTTATTCCGTGTATCACATGCAGCGCAGACCGGATCTACAGATTGACGTAGCCAGAAGATCCATGGAGATAAAGCGCCGGATCCTTGGCACTCAAGCAGTGGATACCGCCTTTGTAACTTGTCATTTAGCCAGCGCATTAGCGGCATGCGAACGTTACGAAGAAGCGCTCGCATTGCTGCAGAACCTCCTGAATCAACTAAAACCAACAAATGGAACAAGATCTGCAGAAACAATGTTGACATTCGAAATTGCCCAGACATATTTCCAGTGCAATAAATTCGAAGAAGCACAGCCCTGGTTCGACAAAGCGGTCAGTCTGAAACTACAGTATGCCCCCAACTCAAGAGTTTATCCTACGGCCTACAAAGTTCAGACAAGACAACGCATTAACCAGCGTCTGGTGAACCGTTATCATCAACGGCTCTGGACAAACTCCAACAAATCACGCTCGTAA
- a CDS encoding response regulator transcription factor translates to MLFAIWLTSDSPVLTNGDWRTGTGEQGLANRDWRTGTGEQGLMNRIGTGTLSFRFFADSRISGVVRNRLEVGQESVRSSGIRFHLYTTNGFCQMQMQTNFLTSHSASSLLSFAPIAPLEAEPVAVHILVAEQSEQLRASYRQLFTDSSKSTVAITFVRTGDEALNSYKIKKTDLIVLDLKAADANVFEAAARMWLHNPQAKIIFLADSYKEWHLRKIEKIVPGRAVFGYIFKGQSVERIRYGIECVLSHNCTFIDPLTSQSRRTFGNSSLSDAEYATLVDMALGLTDRAIAARQNVSVRGIQNRITLIFQKLLDQDQLKALDHDGGTVNMRVRVVVEAIRRGLIDIENFGRYERDLLEFVQSR, encoded by the coding sequence ATGCTATTCGCGATTTGGCTGACGAGCGATTCTCCAGTACTGACTAACGGGGACTGGCGAACGGGGACTGGCGAACAGGGACTGGCGAACAGGGACTGGCGAACAGGGACTGGCGAACAGGGACTGATGAACAGGATTGGAACTGGGACGCTCTCGTTCCGATTTTTCGCAGACAGCAGAATTTCAGGCGTGGTTAGAAATCGGTTAGAAGTTGGACAGGAGTCGGTTAGGTCTTCTGGCATACGATTTCATCTGTACACAACAAACGGGTTCTGCCAGATGCAAATGCAAACGAATTTCCTCACAAGCCATTCCGCCTCTTCGTTACTATCTTTTGCTCCAATTGCCCCGTTGGAGGCAGAACCCGTTGCTGTGCACATTTTGGTCGCCGAGCAGTCAGAGCAGTTGCGTGCATCTTACAGGCAATTATTCACTGATTCTAGCAAGTCTACTGTGGCGATTACATTTGTAAGAACAGGTGATGAAGCCCTCAATTCATACAAGATCAAGAAAACGGATCTGATTGTTCTCGATTTGAAAGCAGCTGATGCCAACGTGTTCGAGGCCGCTGCTCGTATGTGGTTACATAATCCGCAAGCTAAGATCATTTTTCTTGCCGATTCATACAAAGAGTGGCACCTTCGGAAGATCGAAAAGATTGTGCCCGGCCGTGCCGTCTTCGGCTACATCTTTAAAGGACAGAGTGTTGAGCGCATTAGATATGGTATCGAGTGTGTGCTCAGTCATAACTGCACTTTTATCGATCCTCTCACCAGCCAGTCACGACGAACGTTCGGTAATAGCTCGCTTAGCGATGCCGAATACGCCACACTTGTGGATATGGCGCTTGGCTTGACTGACAGAGCGATTGCGGCCAGGCAGAATGTCAGCGTGCGTGGAATTCAAAATCGCATCACTCTGATATTTCAAAAGTTGCTCGATCAAGATCAATTGAAAGCACTCGATCACGATGGCGGTACAGTCAACATGCGAGTACGCGTTGTTGTAGAAGCAATCCGTCGCGGGCTGATTGATATAGAAAACTTTGGTCGTTACGAGCGTGATTTGTTGGAGTTTGTCCAGAGCCGTTGA
- a CDS encoding DEAD/DEAH box helicase: protein MIILHAGLLNDEVVLWAEESFPAQKFTSLDVVKRGRRGGRHPYACSYAKLLQAIDPAAVPAEMDTCRAATVQVWLPSTEQLPVPSSRLLCADDFEMPSPVKHLSWIVDTVSLHALEIVSLVERADRGHILSPGIILGAEFSYIIQLARFGAALVARQQYLPGVMLKGDIYYGRWKPVLTPADRDAFQGFTELMPPVVRALNAVPSSTAEIDRSAPTPYELVSNYVTAFVDDSVRQASSRVVTSMYLSKNKYLSVHDCWMHSLSTASGRMNFDDDEIKKFVTELEEWERPLLISEYSQFRLCFRLDEPPPGEPVSEKKSRTSTKENDACTDKNWRVHYLLQCVNDQSLLIPAEDAWLNTGAVKKTFDSANFNPREQLLRSLGMASRLSDRVGESLKSPTPSGFALDNTGAFQFLTETVPALEQAGFGVMLPAWWRKGEKAKLKKKANIGDGTESGAEDKTGNPEEEDIARRVKGRFGAENVFYFDWELALGDETLSEDELMTLASLKTPLVKIRGQWVLVSKEDIKAAIEFLQKKARKKARLDEIVKLALTGATEDGTEVEVNAQGWVRKFLAKLTAPQVMSEVSAPDAFAGELRDYQKRGYSWLNFLSQFGMGACLADDMGLGKTIQTLALIQKYKNEGVVGPTLLVCPTSVVSNWVREASKFSPDLRVMVHHGGKRKKGATFLENANQNDIVISSYGLLDRDLEQLQKVEWSGLVLDEAQNIKNYQTKQAAAARSLRSLYRIALTGTPVENSVTDLYSIMDFLNPNLLGSLYSFRDQFLIPIQVDRSHSAQLLLKSITQPFILRRLKTDKSIINDLPDKMEMKVFCSLTREQVTLYTAVVDSVAERMAQASNQERLAILLSGVVQMKQVCNHPAHFAGDNSALEGRSGKLERLIEMLEEILRCGEKALIFTQFAEMGKLLKQHLQEKFGEEVLFLHGGTPRKLRDQMVERFQSQDGPSLFVLSLKAGGTGLNLTAANHVFHYDRWWNPAVENQASDRAFRIGQKKNVQVHKFITAGTLEEKIDKLIEEKQKTADVVVGSGEAWISQMSNEDLKKLFKLSDEVSV, encoded by the coding sequence TCCACCGAGCAGCTTCCAGTTCCTTCCAGCCGGTTGTTGTGCGCGGACGATTTTGAAATGCCCTCTCCCGTGAAGCATCTGTCGTGGATAGTCGACACGGTGTCCCTGCATGCGCTCGAAATAGTCTCTCTTGTAGAACGTGCGGATCGCGGTCACATTCTCTCGCCAGGAATAATTCTGGGGGCGGAATTCTCGTATATCATCCAGCTGGCTCGATTCGGCGCTGCTCTGGTTGCCCGCCAGCAATATCTGCCCGGTGTCATGCTCAAAGGCGATATTTACTACGGACGTTGGAAGCCGGTTTTAACACCGGCAGATCGTGATGCTTTCCAGGGATTCACCGAGCTGATGCCGCCTGTGGTGCGCGCTCTTAACGCAGTGCCTTCGTCGACCGCCGAAATCGATAGAAGTGCGCCAACTCCATATGAGTTGGTCAGTAACTATGTGACTGCTTTTGTCGATGACTCAGTGCGGCAAGCGAGCTCGCGTGTGGTGACGTCGATGTATCTGAGTAAAAACAAGTATCTCAGTGTCCATGACTGCTGGATGCACTCACTTTCAACCGCCAGTGGGCGCATGAATTTCGATGATGACGAGATAAAAAAGTTTGTCACGGAGCTGGAGGAGTGGGAGCGCCCGCTCCTGATCAGTGAGTACTCTCAGTTTAGACTTTGTTTTCGTTTGGACGAGCCGCCGCCTGGAGAACCGGTGAGTGAAAAGAAGAGTCGCACATCGACAAAGGAAAACGATGCGTGCACAGATAAGAATTGGCGTGTTCATTATCTGCTGCAGTGTGTGAACGACCAGAGTTTGCTTATACCAGCTGAGGACGCCTGGTTAAATACGGGTGCGGTGAAGAAGACATTTGATTCTGCCAATTTTAACCCACGAGAGCAGCTTTTGCGTTCGTTGGGCATGGCATCGCGTCTCTCTGATCGAGTTGGTGAAAGTTTAAAAAGCCCTACACCATCAGGGTTTGCTCTGGACAATACCGGTGCATTCCAGTTCCTCACAGAAACCGTTCCGGCATTGGAGCAAGCTGGTTTCGGTGTCATGCTTCCAGCCTGGTGGCGAAAAGGTGAAAAGGCGAAACTGAAGAAAAAGGCGAATATCGGTGATGGTACTGAAAGTGGTGCCGAGGATAAAACTGGTAACCCAGAGGAAGAAGATATAGCAAGGAGAGTGAAAGGGCGCTTCGGTGCGGAGAATGTTTTTTACTTCGACTGGGAGCTGGCGCTTGGTGACGAGACGCTGTCCGAGGATGAGTTGATGACGCTGGCCTCGCTCAAGACTCCGCTTGTTAAGATTCGTGGTCAATGGGTTCTTGTATCAAAAGAGGACATCAAAGCTGCAATCGAATTTCTGCAAAAGAAGGCTCGCAAGAAAGCACGATTAGACGAGATTGTAAAACTTGCTCTCACTGGAGCAACCGAGGACGGTACTGAAGTTGAAGTTAATGCGCAAGGCTGGGTTCGCAAATTTCTGGCGAAGTTGACTGCACCACAAGTGATGTCCGAAGTTTCCGCACCCGATGCTTTTGCCGGTGAGCTCAGAGATTATCAAAAGCGCGGTTATTCCTGGTTGAATTTTTTGTCCCAGTTTGGCATGGGAGCCTGTCTTGCTGATGATATGGGGCTTGGCAAGACGATTCAAACACTGGCTCTGATTCAGAAGTATAAGAATGAAGGTGTGGTGGGACCGACACTGCTTGTGTGTCCCACTTCTGTTGTAAGTAACTGGGTTAGAGAAGCATCGAAATTCTCTCCTGACCTGCGCGTCATGGTGCATCATGGTGGCAAGCGCAAGAAAGGCGCTACATTCCTGGAAAATGCAAATCAAAATGACATTGTCATTTCCTCATATGGTCTGCTTGATCGCGATTTGGAGCAGTTGCAGAAAGTGGAATGGTCCGGCTTGGTTCTGGACGAAGCTCAGAACATCAAAAACTATCAGACAAAACAAGCGGCTGCTGCAAGAAGCCTGCGCAGTCTTTATCGCATCGCGCTAACAGGAACACCGGTCGAGAACAGTGTGACTGATTTGTATTCGATAATGGATTTTCTCAATCCTAATCTACTGGGTTCGCTGTATAGTTTCCGCGATCAATTTCTTATTCCTATTCAAGTAGATCGGAGTCACTCAGCGCAGCTACTCTTGAAGTCAATTACCCAGCCATTTATTTTGCGTAGACTGAAAACAGATAAAAGCATTATCAACGATTTGCCTGACAAAATGGAAATGAAGGTCTTTTGTTCACTTACTCGAGAGCAGGTGACTTTATACACTGCTGTGGTGGACTCTGTGGCTGAGCGCATGGCTCAGGCTTCTAATCAGGAGCGGTTGGCGATACTTCTCTCTGGTGTTGTTCAGATGAAGCAAGTCTGCAATCATCCAGCGCACTTTGCTGGTGATAATTCTGCTCTCGAGGGGCGGTCGGGAAAGCTCGAGCGCCTCATTGAAATGCTTGAAGAGATTTTGCGTTGTGGCGAGAAGGCTTTGATTTTTACTCAATTTGCTGAGATGGGCAAACTTCTAAAGCAGCATTTGCAGGAAAAGTTTGGCGAAGAAGTGCTTTTCTTGCACGGCGGTACACCCAGAAAATTGCGTGACCAGATGGTTGAACGATTTCAATCGCAAGACGGACCATCGCTCTTTGTTTTGTCTCTAAAGGCGGGAGGGACGGGATTAAATTTGACAGCTGCCAATCATGTTTTTCATTATGATAGATGGTGGAATCCTGCCGTGGAGAATCAAGCCAGTGATCGTGCCTTTCGTATCGGGCAGAAGAAAAATGTACAGGTGCACAAGTTCATAACTGCCGGCACTCTGGAAGAAAAGATCGACAAACTCATAGAAGAAAAGCAGAAGACTGCAGACGTCGTCGTTGGTTCTGGTGAAGCCTGGATTTCTCAAATGTCGAACGAGGATTTGAAAAAGCTGTTCAAGTTGAGCGACGAGGTTTCTGTGTAA